The proteins below come from a single Erysipelothrix piscisicarius genomic window:
- a CDS encoding formate/nitrite transporter family protein encodes MYSLDETVERVSDLGVVKVHKTLKQQWILGFIAGAMISLGYLAYIKIVATVDGGFGNVLGASVFPIGLIVILLAGGELITGNMTVVGTSYANQKVTLKELVMNWVVITLANLVGAVFVALVLGRGELSHYSETVNRLAMGKASYSPFATLISGIGCNWFVGLAVWLNVAMKDGAGKIMGIWFPVMVFVLLGFQHSVANMFLLTAGMQNGVIQFSEFASNILFSYAGNIIGGAVLVGYLYTQASHAKNHNL; translated from the coding sequence ATGTATTCATTAGATGAAACGGTTGAACGTGTATCCGATTTAGGGGTTGTGAAGGTACATAAAACCTTAAAGCAACAATGGATTCTTGGATTTATTGCTGGGGCAATGATTTCGTTAGGGTATCTTGCCTATATTAAAATCGTAGCGACTGTAGATGGCGGATTTGGAAATGTTTTGGGTGCTAGTGTATTTCCGATTGGTTTAATTGTGATTTTGCTTGCCGGGGGAGAATTAATTACAGGTAATATGACCGTAGTGGGAACGTCTTATGCAAATCAAAAAGTTACATTAAAAGAACTCGTGATGAATTGGGTTGTTATTACACTTGCGAACTTGGTAGGGGCTGTGTTTGTGGCGTTGGTTTTAGGACGTGGAGAGCTGAGCCATTACAGTGAAACGGTAAATCGTTTGGCAATGGGTAAAGCATCGTATTCCCCATTCGCGACTTTAATCTCAGGGATTGGTTGTAATTGGTTTGTAGGTTTAGCGGTATGGCTTAATGTCGCAATGAAAGACGGTGCTGGAAAGATTATGGGGATTTGGTTTCCAGTTATGGTTTTTGTTTTGCTTGGTTTTCAACACAGTGTTGCGAATATGTTTTTATTAACTGCAGGGATGCAAAATGGTGTGATTCAATTTTCTGAATTCGCATCAAATATTTTATTTTCCTATGCAGGTAATATCATTGGTGGTGCAGTTTTGGTAGGCTATCTCTATACTCAGGCATCTCATGCAAAGAATCACAATCTGTGA
- a CDS encoding betaine/proline/choline family ABC transporter ATP-binding protein, giving the protein MIEYRNVKKVYNDKVVIENLNLKINQGEFVCLIGPSGCGKTTTLKMLNRIIKHDGGEIYIKGQKIDDMNVIDLRRNIGYVIQQIGLFPNMTLADNIAIVPRLLKWDEQRIDERVRELMPLVGMPYETYASRYPSELSGGQQQRIGVLRALAANPPVILMDEPFGALDPVTRDALQDEVKSIQEKLGITIVFVTHDMDEAIKMADTIVFMEGGKIVQKATPEEMLRHPATKQVKQFMGKQMHENGSSFDLTCGDLMKPNVFKVFERRPILECLGLMRTRDLNSVVVVDEAKRYLGVAWIDEMISKRDTYQRVSEVVERSVPAFNQNEDAQQAIGEITENKRDYVIVINDDREVMGIITRGSIARSLTNVVWGGDSNE; this is encoded by the coding sequence ATGATCGAATACAGAAATGTTAAGAAGGTTTATAACGACAAAGTCGTTATTGAAAACTTAAATCTAAAAATAAATCAAGGCGAATTTGTATGCCTTATCGGACCATCAGGTTGTGGAAAAACAACAACATTGAAGATGTTGAATCGGATTATCAAACATGATGGTGGGGAAATATATATTAAAGGTCAAAAGATTGATGACATGAATGTCATTGATTTACGTCGAAATATTGGCTATGTCATACAACAGATTGGCCTTTTTCCAAATATGACTCTCGCAGATAATATTGCGATTGTACCAAGGCTTTTGAAGTGGGATGAACAACGTATTGATGAACGGGTACGGGAGTTAATGCCCCTTGTTGGAATGCCTTATGAGACTTATGCCAGTCGTTATCCATCCGAACTTAGTGGTGGACAACAGCAACGTATTGGTGTATTACGTGCACTTGCCGCAAACCCTCCCGTGATTCTTATGGATGAACCATTTGGTGCATTGGATCCCGTAACGCGTGATGCTTTGCAAGATGAAGTGAAGTCAATTCAAGAAAAATTAGGTATTACCATTGTCTTCGTTACTCATGACATGGACGAAGCCATAAAAATGGCAGATACAATTGTCTTTATGGAAGGTGGAAAAATTGTTCAAAAAGCAACACCCGAAGAGATGTTACGTCATCCTGCTACCAAGCAAGTTAAACAGTTTATGGGAAAACAGATGCACGAGAATGGGTCTTCATTTGATTTGACGTGTGGAGACTTAATGAAACCGAATGTCTTTAAAGTGTTTGAGCGAAGACCGATTCTTGAATGTCTGGGGTTAATGCGTACCCGTGATTTAAACAGTGTTGTGGTGGTGGATGAAGCGAAGAGATATTTGGGGGTTGCTTGGATTGATGAGATGATTTCAAAACGCGATACCTATCAACGGGTGTCGGAAGTTGTTGAACGAAGTGTGCCAGCCTTTAATCAAAATGAGGATGCCCAACAAGCAATTGGTGAAATTACCGAAAATAAACGCGATTACGTTATTGTGATTAACGATGATCGTGAGGTGATGGGGATTATTACACGGGGTTCGATTGCACGAAGTCTAACGAATGTTGTTTGGGGTGGTGATAGTAATGAGTAG
- a CDS encoding ABC transporter permease produces MSSALLPELLKAIMTHIKFVVVAVTFGSLIAIVLASILSRFKTISKYVMPIIGLFQTIPGIVFIGVLFVYTGMRPKTIYIALTAYAIFPVLKNTYAGILDVDASYVEAARGIGMTQWQSLLKVELPMAVPSIFAGIRMSTVYTVSWAVLAAMIGQGGLGVFIYRGIDTNVQETILIGAIPSAILAILMGYFVDYLQTKFMPKGLITGGTHHDR; encoded by the coding sequence ATGAGTAGTGCATTGCTTCCCGAACTTTTAAAAGCAATCATGACACATATTAAATTTGTCGTGGTCGCAGTTACGTTTGGATCCCTTATCGCAATCGTTTTAGCCTCAATCCTATCCCGTTTTAAAACGATTTCTAAGTATGTGATGCCCATAATTGGATTATTTCAAACCATTCCAGGAATTGTTTTTATCGGGGTGCTTTTTGTATATACCGGGATGCGTCCGAAGACCATCTATATTGCCCTTACGGCATATGCGATTTTTCCAGTCTTAAAAAACACTTATGCAGGAATTTTAGATGTGGATGCAAGTTATGTCGAAGCGGCACGAGGTATTGGTATGACCCAATGGCAGTCACTTTTAAAGGTTGAATTGCCTATGGCGGTGCCTTCAATCTTTGCAGGTATTCGAATGTCCACAGTTTACACCGTAAGTTGGGCAGTCCTTGCGGCGATGATCGGTCAAGGTGGACTGGGCGTATTTATTTATCGAGGCATTGATACCAATGTTCAAGAAACAATCTTAATTGGAGCGATTCCATCGGCTATCCTTGCAATTCTTATGGGATACTTTGTAGATTATCTTCAAACAAAATTTATGCCTAAAGGCCTTATAACAGGAGGTACACATCATGACCGTTAG
- a CDS encoding ABC transporter permease translates to MTVSMVLEHLFLVLVSAFFLLILGLMIGMIAYVYPKFKKPILLIVDILQTIPTLAMLGILMAFFGPTKKTVIIGLVLYSLLPVVLNTVTGLESVDPGIREAAQGMGMTKIQRLFKVELPIAFPFIFSGMRIAVVTSVGVAVFGALVGGGGLGSILYRGVRTQNMKLLGYGTLALVVISLVIDTAMGQYEKRLIAKQGGKSI, encoded by the coding sequence ATGACCGTTAGTATGGTTTTAGAACATCTATTTCTTGTTTTAGTATCTGCTTTTTTTCTTTTAATCTTAGGTCTTATGATTGGGATGATTGCGTATGTCTATCCAAAATTTAAGAAACCGATTTTATTAATCGTAGATATTCTACAGACAATTCCAACACTTGCGATGTTGGGGATTTTGATGGCCTTTTTTGGGCCCACAAAGAAAACTGTGATCATTGGTTTGGTGCTGTATTCATTACTCCCCGTTGTATTAAATACTGTTACAGGATTGGAAAGTGTTGATCCGGGAATTCGTGAAGCAGCCCAAGGGATGGGAATGACGAAAATTCAAAGGCTTTTCAAAGTTGAATTACCCATAGCGTTTCCATTTATATTCTCAGGAATGCGTATTGCAGTCGTGACATCGGTAGGGGTTGCGGTATTTGGTGCGCTTGTGGGTGGTGGCGGATTGGGCTCCATTTTATACCGCGGTGTCCGTACACAAAATATGAAACTATTGGGTTATGGAACGCTGGCCTTGGTCGTTATATCCCTTGTGATTGATACCGCGATGGGACAGTATGAAAAACGTCTGATCGCCAAGCAAGGAGGAAAATCGATATGA
- a CDS encoding glycine betaine ABC transporter substrate-binding protein yields the protein MRKIIILVVALLALSGCGSRQEGDLVIIDGDIAEMNVATYMAKIMIETHTDYSVYIQPSMAYNLAFDQIKRGAMDMTLSWDGTVLTTFLKQDPQDIPSSQSLFDFTNNLAQENANVKLLEPLGSANSYVVAITDELSQAYNIKTISDLKPLAQDLIFAAEHSFFDDNGSVRYKPLTKFYDMDFKEANSIDIGLKLAGLVSDNMDVTLVTSADGMVNRYPVTMLEDDLNFFPRYQSAFLVRADLEHDFPGVEAVLEKLSNSITTDESRHLNYLVDVEVKNPETVARDFLIQKNLIQKP from the coding sequence ATGAGAAAAATAATCATCTTAGTCGTTGCGCTTCTCGCTCTAAGTGGTTGTGGAAGCCGTCAAGAGGGTGATCTTGTAATTATTGATGGGGATATTGCGGAGATGAATGTTGCGACCTACATGGCAAAAATCATGATCGAAACGCATACAGATTACTCGGTGTATATCCAACCATCGATGGCATACAATTTAGCCTTTGATCAAATAAAAAGAGGTGCCATGGATATGACATTAAGTTGGGATGGCACTGTACTTACAACATTTTTAAAACAGGATCCTCAGGATATTCCATCAAGTCAATCGCTCTTTGATTTCACAAACAATCTCGCTCAAGAAAATGCAAACGTAAAATTACTCGAACCACTAGGATCTGCGAATTCTTATGTTGTTGCAATTACGGATGAACTTTCCCAGGCCTATAATATTAAAACAATCTCAGACCTTAAACCGCTTGCTCAAGATCTAATCTTTGCGGCAGAGCATTCATTTTTTGATGATAACGGCTCGGTTCGTTATAAGCCCTTAACGAAGTTTTACGATATGGATTTTAAAGAAGCGAATTCAATTGATATTGGCTTAAAACTTGCGGGCTTGGTTAGTGATAATATGGATGTGACTTTGGTGACAAGCGCGGATGGAATGGTGAATCGTTATCCTGTCACAATGCTTGAAGATGATCTGAATTTCTTTCCTCGTTATCAATCCGCTTTTCTTGTTCGAGCGGACTTAGAACACGATTTTCCAGGGGTTGAAGCGGTATTGGAAAAACTTTCAAATTCAATTACGACAGACGAATCACGACATCTAAACTATCTTGTGGATGTAGAAGTTAAAAACCCTGAAACCGTTGCGCGCGATTTTTTAATTCAAAAAAATTTAATTCAAAAACCTTAA
- a CDS encoding UDP-N-acetylglucosamine 1-carboxyvinyltransferase encodes MAKVIKIEGGHRLNGKVRISGAKNATVALIPAAILASDSEVNIYGVPNISDVESLSVLLRELNVNVSSPTPDHFQINTTGMKNVDLDHEAVTKLRASYYFMGALLGKYRYVKMQMPGGCYLGPRPFDLHLKGFEALGASIEYKHGLYEISAERLVGAKIYLDFQSVGATINIMLAAVLAEGKTIIENAAKEPEIIDVANFLNKMGANIRGAGTNVITIEGVERLTGKPHEMIPDRIEAGTYIIMAAAAADDMTIENIIPQHLDALISKLIEMGVDIEVGVDYARIRKSDKPLEAIDITTQTYPGFATDLQQPLTALLTQTHGHSTVKETIYAERFKHCNELNRMGANIQLIPAQASIEGPSKLYGSKVEATDLRCGACLVIAGLIAEGVTEISEIYHIDRGYDDIDNKLTALGGVIWREDKA; translated from the coding sequence ATGGCAAAAGTTATAAAAATTGAAGGTGGACATCGTTTAAACGGCAAGGTAAGAATTAGTGGAGCAAAAAATGCTACAGTGGCATTGATTCCTGCAGCCATTCTCGCATCTGATAGTGAAGTTAATATTTATGGCGTTCCTAATATTTCGGACGTTGAATCTTTATCAGTATTATTAAGAGAACTTAATGTAAATGTATCCTCCCCAACCCCTGATCATTTCCAAATTAATACAACAGGTATGAAAAACGTGGATTTAGATCATGAAGCAGTTACAAAATTACGTGCATCATATTATTTTATGGGAGCACTTTTAGGAAAATATCGATATGTAAAAATGCAAATGCCGGGCGGGTGTTATCTCGGACCGCGTCCTTTTGATTTGCACTTAAAAGGATTTGAAGCACTGGGTGCTTCCATTGAATACAAGCATGGTTTATATGAAATCTCAGCGGAGCGTCTTGTTGGCGCGAAAATTTATCTTGATTTTCAATCTGTTGGGGCAACAATCAATATTATGCTTGCAGCAGTTTTAGCTGAAGGTAAAACAATCATTGAAAATGCTGCGAAAGAACCTGAAATTATTGATGTCGCAAACTTTTTAAATAAGATGGGTGCGAATATTCGTGGTGCAGGTACAAACGTGATTACCATTGAAGGTGTAGAACGTTTGACGGGTAAGCCACATGAGATGATTCCGGATCGTATTGAAGCGGGAACCTATATTATTATGGCAGCAGCGGCTGCGGATGATATGACGATTGAAAATATCATTCCTCAGCACTTAGATGCTTTGATTTCAAAACTTATTGAGATGGGTGTTGATATTGAAGTGGGTGTGGATTATGCTCGCATTCGAAAATCTGATAAACCGCTCGAAGCAATTGATATTACAACACAAACCTATCCTGGTTTCGCAACAGACCTCCAACAACCGTTAACGGCACTGCTTACACAAACGCACGGCCATTCCACGGTTAAGGAAACAATCTATGCTGAGCGATTTAAACATTGTAATGAATTAAACCGCATGGGCGCAAACATTCAATTGATTCCTGCGCAAGCATCAATCGAAGGTCCTTCGAAATTATATGGATCTAAGGTAGAAGCAACGGATTTACGATGCGGAGCATGTCTTGTGATTGCGGGATTGATCGCCGAAGGTGTCACTGAGATTAGTGAAATCTATCATATTGATCGTGGTTACGACGATATTGATAATAAACTCACTGCTTTAGGTGGCGTTATTTGGCGAGAAGATAAAGCGTAA
- the pflA gene encoding pyruvate formate-lyase-activating protein translates to MKDSRTGYVRKFETMGMVDGPGIRTIAFLSGCPLRCLFCHNPDMWKTDPEDAITVDELMDKLRRFKPYFGEDGGVTFCGGEPLNQPEFLYEAMKACKAEGISTCLDTSGFGRPDTFDDILSVTDTILYDIKGLEEKKYREMTSAPIRVTHQFLEKAQEHGVATWIRVVIVPGFHDTYEYMDELAEYIAPLNNIERIELLPYHTMGVNKYKLIDKEYPLEGVPPMNRDVCADLQTYLREKVETLRKEL, encoded by the coding sequence ATGAAAGACTCTAGAACCGGTTATGTTCGTAAATTTGAAACAATGGGAATGGTGGACGGACCGGGAATTCGTACCATCGCATTCTTATCAGGATGCCCATTACGTTGTTTATTTTGCCATAATCCTGATATGTGGAAAACAGATCCGGAAGATGCCATTACCGTTGATGAATTGATGGATAAGCTTCGCCGATTTAAGCCATATTTTGGTGAAGACGGAGGAGTAACCTTCTGTGGTGGGGAACCGCTCAACCAACCTGAATTTTTATATGAAGCAATGAAAGCATGTAAAGCCGAAGGCATTAGCACATGTTTGGATACTTCAGGTTTTGGACGTCCGGATACGTTTGATGATATTCTGAGTGTGACAGACACAATTCTTTACGATATTAAAGGATTGGAAGAAAAAAAATATCGTGAAATGACGAGTGCTCCAATTCGGGTTACACATCAATTCCTTGAGAAAGCACAAGAACATGGTGTTGCGACATGGATTCGTGTTGTTATTGTGCCAGGATTCCATGATACCTACGAATATATGGATGAACTTGCAGAATATATTGCACCGCTCAATAATATTGAACGCATTGAATTGCTCCCATATCATACAATGGGTGTTAATAAGTACAAACTCATCGATAAAGAATATCCACTTGAAGGTGTTCCGCCCATGAATCGTGATGTTTGTGCTGACTTACAAACATATTTACGTGAAAAAGTAGAAACACTTCGCAAAGAATTATAA
- a CDS encoding IS30 family transposase, whose protein sequence is MKYKQLDKKMKDQIDILLSIGYSMRKAARKLNISHSTISRYKNNVYKKRTIDIREKYSHLIEYLHSHYDPKVHWVEVCLSNYKRYHPYKPCVSSQQVYNWINQGKLDIKPNRMCYKRRKRKKRISGMMNHLRWNLEEKTVLPISLRPKYIEERNEIGHLEIDSIIGKKHESAAIISIVDRCSRMTWLIKAEYRYDYYTSNLIRKFIEENNITTKSITVDNGLEFKTLGITAKRLGVKLYKCDPYCSFQRGTNERANAIVRRFIPKGKSMYDIAQQYLDDICFKINSMPRKIFDFKTAYEIDFNKSESGAVEI, encoded by the coding sequence ATGAAGTATAAACAATTAGATAAAAAAATGAAAGACCAAATTGATATTCTATTAAGCATCGGCTACTCTATGCGCAAGGCAGCACGTAAACTCAATATATCTCATTCTACGATTTCTAGATATAAAAATAATGTCTATAAGAAACGAACGATTGATATTCGAGAAAAATATTCCCACTTAATCGAATATCTGCATTCTCACTATGATCCTAAAGTTCATTGGGTAGAAGTATGCTTGAGTAACTATAAACGATATCATCCATATAAACCGTGTGTTTCATCGCAGCAAGTCTATAACTGGATTAATCAAGGTAAACTTGATATAAAACCAAATAGAATGTGCTATAAACGTCGAAAACGTAAAAAGAGAATTAGTGGAATGATGAATCACTTGAGATGGAACTTGGAAGAGAAAACGGTACTTCCAATTAGCCTTAGACCTAAATACATTGAGGAACGTAACGAGATTGGCCATCTCGAAATCGACTCTATAATCGGTAAGAAACATGAATCTGCAGCGATTATATCCATTGTAGACCGCTGCTCAAGAATGACCTGGCTTATTAAAGCAGAATATCGATATGACTATTACACATCAAACTTAATTCGAAAATTTATTGAAGAGAATAATATAACCACGAAATCGATAACAGTAGATAATGGACTTGAATTTAAAACATTAGGAATTACAGCCAAGCGGTTGGGTGTGAAACTATATAAGTGTGATCCATACTGTTCTTTTCAACGTGGAACCAATGAACGAGCGAATGCAATCGTTAGAAGGTTTATACCAAAAGGAAAATCAATGTATGATATAGCGCAACAATATCTTGATGATATTTGCTTCAAAATTAACTCAATGCCGCGAAAAATATTTGACTTCAAAACGGCCTATGAGATAGACTTTAATAAAAGTGAAAGTGGTGCGGTTGAGATTTGA